From a single Microbacterium terrisoli genomic region:
- a CDS encoding Na+/H+ antiporter subunit A, producing the protein MLVLLAAFALVPLTLPLFVRALGVRAFYIAAAVPAIAFVHTVLQAPAVLGGGIRFETYRWIPSLGIQLSMRMDVLSWVLTLIVTGVGAVVLLYCRWYFDGSTEGMGQFSAVLLGFAGAMYGLVLTDDVVVLVMLWEVTSVLSYLLIGFYHRRGASRRSALQALLVTTIGGLVMLVGVVLLVVASGTTVMSSILAHPPTGPLVDAAIVLVLVGALSKSAIFPFHFWLPGAMAAPTPVSAYLHAAAMVKAGIYLIARFAPAFAAVAPWRPVLIALGVLTMLLGGLQALRETDLKRILAYGTVSQLGLLTVVLGYGTRDAALAGLALLISHALFKSSLFLIVGVIDRQLSTRDIRELSGLGRQAPALAAAAIVAVCSMAGVIPTIGFAAKEGALAALLHESAGGSGWGTVALVGTIAGAVLTAAYGIRFVWGAFWRKRDAASREHLPSTAWPSPPAGFVAAPVLLAGLTLVVGLAASWIDPALALYAGTVPASTPGVVAAAPAHLALWHGFEAALWISLGTLVVGALVFAGAHALGLDRRAHVLPFTAVGAYNLVLRGIARLSLAVTRVTQRGSLPIYVGTIFVVLVAAEGTVLVADPHWRGQLDAWQSPLQLFVAPVMIVAGLLAVGARKRYTGVVLVSVTGLGMITLFATSGAPDLALTQVLVETVTMITFALVLRRIPSRMGQHHASVWRVSRAVLGAAVGLTMAAVVIVATGAREAAPISKSFPELAYRLGHGTNVVNVALVDLRGWDTMGELSVLILAATGVASLVFVTHRADLLSSLSALPEAVGRSRRILIETDEGLKRQTRGGNVAGRRAWLVGGQRVRAGERSMMLEVIVRILFHTIIVASLYLLFAGHNLPGGGFAGGLVAGMALVMRYIAGGGYELGAAAPTDAGRLLGAGMVLAVVCTVAPVFFGAAPLTSAVFGADIPVLGHLEFVTSTIFDVGVYLVVIGLVLDVLRSLGAEVDRRRLDHSDHPEHPEHPEHPEAVSTR; encoded by the coding sequence GTGCTCGTCCTCCTCGCTGCGTTCGCCCTCGTTCCGCTGACGCTGCCCCTGTTCGTGCGTGCGCTCGGGGTGCGGGCGTTCTACATCGCCGCCGCGGTGCCGGCGATCGCATTCGTGCACACGGTGCTGCAGGCGCCCGCAGTGCTGGGCGGTGGCATTCGGTTCGAGACGTACCGCTGGATCCCGAGCCTCGGCATCCAGCTCTCCATGCGGATGGACGTGCTCAGCTGGGTCCTCACGCTCATCGTCACGGGCGTCGGTGCCGTGGTCCTGCTGTACTGCCGGTGGTATTTCGACGGGTCGACCGAGGGGATGGGCCAGTTCTCGGCCGTGCTGCTCGGCTTCGCCGGAGCGATGTACGGGCTTGTGCTGACCGACGACGTCGTCGTGCTGGTGATGCTCTGGGAGGTCACGAGCGTTCTGAGCTACCTGCTCATCGGCTTCTACCACCGGCGCGGGGCCAGCAGGCGCTCGGCGCTGCAGGCGCTGCTGGTCACGACGATCGGCGGACTCGTGATGCTCGTCGGGGTCGTGCTGCTCGTGGTCGCCTCGGGCACGACGGTGATGTCGAGCATCCTGGCCCACCCCCCGACCGGCCCGCTCGTGGATGCGGCGATCGTGCTGGTCCTCGTCGGCGCGCTGAGCAAATCGGCGATCTTCCCGTTCCACTTCTGGCTGCCCGGAGCGATGGCGGCCCCCACCCCGGTCAGCGCGTATCTGCACGCGGCGGCGATGGTCAAGGCCGGCATCTATCTGATCGCGCGGTTCGCTCCGGCCTTCGCCGCGGTTGCGCCGTGGCGGCCCGTGCTGATCGCACTCGGTGTGCTCACGATGCTGCTGGGCGGCCTCCAGGCGCTGCGTGAGACCGACCTCAAGCGCATTCTCGCCTACGGCACGGTCAGCCAGCTCGGACTGCTCACGGTCGTGCTCGGCTACGGCACCCGCGACGCAGCGCTGGCCGGGCTCGCCCTGCTGATCAGTCACGCGCTGTTCAAGTCGAGCCTGTTCCTGATCGTCGGCGTGATCGACCGTCAGCTGTCCACCCGTGACATCCGTGAGCTGTCCGGGCTCGGGCGGCAGGCGCCGGCGCTGGCTGCGGCAGCGATCGTGGCGGTGTGCTCGATGGCCGGTGTCATCCCGACGATCGGCTTCGCGGCGAAAGAGGGCGCGCTCGCCGCGCTGCTGCACGAGTCCGCCGGCGGCAGCGGATGGGGCACCGTCGCGCTGGTCGGAACGATCGCCGGTGCGGTCTTGACCGCGGCCTACGGCATCCGGTTCGTGTGGGGCGCGTTCTGGCGCAAGAGGGATGCCGCATCACGGGAGCACCTGCCCTCGACGGCGTGGCCGTCGCCCCCGGCGGGTTTCGTCGCCGCTCCGGTGCTGCTGGCGGGGCTGACCCTGGTCGTCGGGCTCGCGGCATCCTGGATCGATCCCGCACTCGCGCTGTATGCCGGCACCGTCCCGGCATCGACGCCCGGCGTCGTCGCGGCCGCTCCCGCGCACCTCGCGCTCTGGCACGGGTTCGAGGCCGCCCTGTGGATCTCGTTGGGCACGCTCGTCGTCGGCGCGCTCGTGTTCGCCGGCGCGCATGCGCTCGGCCTCGACCGCAGGGCGCACGTGCTGCCGTTCACCGCGGTCGGCGCCTACAACCTCGTGCTGCGCGGCATCGCGCGCTTGTCGCTCGCGGTCACTCGCGTCACGCAGCGCGGGTCGCTGCCCATCTATGTCGGCACGATCTTCGTCGTGCTGGTCGCCGCCGAAGGCACGGTGCTCGTCGCCGACCCGCACTGGCGCGGCCAGCTGGACGCGTGGCAGTCGCCGCTGCAGCTGTTCGTGGCGCCGGTGATGATCGTGGCCGGGCTGCTGGCCGTGGGTGCGCGCAAGCGCTACACCGGGGTCGTGCTCGTGTCGGTGACGGGCCTGGGCATGATCACGCTGTTCGCCACGAGCGGCGCACCCGACCTCGCCCTGACCCAGGTGCTCGTCGAGACGGTCACGATGATCACGTTCGCGCTCGTGCTGCGCCGCATCCCGTCGCGCATGGGCCAGCATCACGCCTCGGTCTGGCGGGTCTCGCGCGCCGTGCTGGGCGCCGCGGTGGGCCTGACCATGGCCGCCGTCGTGATCGTGGCCACCGGGGCGCGCGAAGCCGCGCCGATCTCGAAGAGCTTCCCCGAACTCGCCTACCGGCTGGGCCACGGCACGAACGTCGTCAACGTCGCCCTGGTCGACCTGCGCGGGTGGGACACGATGGGCGAGCTGTCGGTGCTGATCCTGGCCGCCACAGGCGTGGCATCCCTCGTCTTCGTCACCCACCGTGCCGATCTGCTGTCGTCGCTGTCGGCACTGCCCGAAGCCGTCGGGCGCTCGCGCCGCATCCTGATCGAGACCGACGAGGGCCTCAAGCGCCAGACGCGCGGTGGGAACGTCGCCGGCCGGCGTGCGTGGCTCGTGGGCGGTCAGCGGGTTCGGGCGGGGGAGCGGTCGATGATGCTCGAGGTGATCGTGCGGATCCTGTTCCACACGATCATCGTCGCCTCGCTGTATCTGCTGTTCGCCGGCCACAATCTGCCCGGCGGCGGCTTCGCCGGAGGGCTGGTCGCCGGCATGGCGCTGGTCATGCGCTACATCGCCGGCGGGGGCTACGAGCTGGGCGCCGCCGCCCCCACCGACGCCGGCCGGCTGCTCGGGGCCGGCATGGTCCTGGCGGTGGTGTGCACCGTCGCGCCGGTGTTCTTCGGCGCGGCTCCGCTGACCAGCGCCGTGTTCGGGGCCGACATCCCCGTGCTCGGGCACCTGGAGTTCGTCACCTCGACGATCTTCGACGTCGGCGTGTATCTGGTGGTCATCGGCCTGGTGCTCGACGTGCTGCGCAGCCTCGGCGCCGAAGTCGACCGGCGGCGGCTGGACCACTCGGACCACCCGGAGCACCCCGAGCACCCCGAGCACCCCGAGGCGGTGAGCACCCGGTGA
- a CDS encoding Na+/H+ antiporter subunit E, producing the protein MKQFVHTMWRQLPFFVWLIALWMLLWGQFTVLAAVTGLIVAAFVTRVFRLPPVELSGRINLWWALAYIVQFLGAVVVGSLTVAWQTIDLRRQPGAAVIAVPMRCDDDLIMTHVGVTASLIPGSLVVHTDHDRRILYLHFIGVRSMADVEKQRTRVLLWEERIVRAVGSRAQLDALRAVKAAAVQPGGGGVAGEDR; encoded by the coding sequence ATGAAGCAGTTCGTGCACACCATGTGGCGCCAGCTGCCGTTCTTCGTGTGGCTCATCGCGCTGTGGATGCTGCTGTGGGGCCAGTTCACGGTGCTGGCGGCCGTGACCGGTCTGATCGTCGCGGCGTTCGTCACCCGGGTGTTCCGGCTGCCGCCGGTCGAGCTGTCGGGACGCATCAACCTCTGGTGGGCGCTGGCCTACATCGTGCAGTTCCTGGGCGCCGTCGTCGTCGGGTCGCTGACGGTGGCGTGGCAGACGATCGACCTGCGCCGCCAGCCGGGGGCCGCCGTGATCGCCGTGCCGATGCGGTGCGATGACGACCTGATCATGACGCACGTCGGGGTGACAGCATCCCTCATCCCGGGGTCGCTGGTCGTGCACACCGACCACGACCGGCGCATTCTGTACCTGCACTTCATCGGCGTGCGCTCGATGGCCGACGTCGAGAAGCAGCGCACACGGGTGCTGCTGTGGGAGGAGCGGATCGTCCGGGCGGTCGGTTCGCGGGCGCAGCTGGATGCCCTGCGGGCCGTGAAGGCGGCTGCCGTGCAGCCGGGTGGCGGGGGCGTCGCGGGAGAGGACCGATGA
- the mnhG gene encoding monovalent cation/H(+) antiporter subunit G: MDAVLDVVAALLVLVGALLCLTAAIGVARFKDVPTRLHAATKPQVLGVMLICLAIVLALRSWQVTAFLVPVVLIQMATAPLAAHMVGRQAYRNGRIDRPSMVADELADSEAAPPARAEREPGSRGGPEPRR, from the coding sequence GTGGATGCCGTGCTGGATGTCGTGGCCGCGCTGCTTGTGCTGGTCGGGGCGCTCCTGTGCCTGACCGCGGCGATCGGTGTGGCGCGGTTCAAGGACGTGCCCACGCGCCTGCACGCGGCGACCAAGCCGCAGGTGCTCGGCGTGATGCTCATCTGCCTGGCGATCGTGCTGGCGCTGCGGTCGTGGCAGGTGACGGCGTTTCTGGTTCCCGTCGTGCTGATCCAGATGGCCACGGCGCCGTTGGCCGCGCACATGGTGGGCCGGCAGGCCTACCGCAACGGCCGGATCGACCGCCCGTCGATGGTCGCCGACGAGCTCGCCGATTCCGAGGCCGCGCCCCCCGCGCGTGCTGAACGTGAGCCCGGCTCCCGCGGTGGCCCCGAGCCCCGACGGTGA
- a CDS encoding monovalent cation/H+ antiporter complex subunit F: MMTWLMVVIAAVFAAAALVTLWRIVRGPSILDRAVAADVLLTEVMCVLGADMVFNHHTRTLPVLLIIAAVGVFGSIAIARFVARKDQG, from the coding sequence ATGATGACGTGGCTGATGGTGGTTATCGCCGCGGTGTTCGCGGCCGCCGCGCTGGTGACCCTGTGGCGCATCGTGCGGGGGCCGTCGATCCTCGACCGCGCGGTGGCCGCCGACGTGCTGCTGACCGAAGTGATGTGCGTGCTGGGGGCCGACATGGTGTTCAACCACCACACCCGGACGCTCCCGGTGCTGCTGATCATCGCGGCGGTGGGCGTGTTCGGCTCGATCGCGATCGCGCGGTTCGTCGCGCGGAAAGACCAGGGGTGA
- a CDS encoding lytic transglycosylase domain-containing protein, whose amino-acid sequence MGQPEHRNLVRIRSLTLPQKSVFTAVSIAATLGVIAIPASAAAAPAPTAADAQTHISIPVLRPVDQNAAYFASVAQGTSELAEGKVSTASLDMRIVLLQKSPTMSVATAQVLTDQLREMTATVAAQVVAYDKAAAIKAAKIKAAKIKAAKEKAAKEKAAKAAAARKAAAAQQAYQRRSSNSAPASVSGGTGDNSPSAARAYARSLMASRYGWGGDQFQCLNSLWNRESGWRVHAANPSGAYGIPQALPGSKMGAGWQNSARVQVAWGLGYIKARYGTPCGAWGHSQSTGWY is encoded by the coding sequence ATGGGACAGCCCGAACATCGGAACCTTGTGCGCATCCGCAGCCTGACCCTTCCGCAGAAGTCTGTTTTCACCGCCGTGTCCATCGCGGCCACACTCGGCGTCATCGCCATCCCCGCCTCTGCCGCCGCGGCTCCCGCGCCGACTGCCGCAGACGCACAGACCCACATCTCCATTCCCGTACTCCGCCCCGTCGACCAGAACGCCGCCTACTTCGCGAGCGTCGCCCAGGGCACCTCGGAGCTTGCCGAGGGCAAGGTCAGCACAGCGAGCCTCGACATGCGGATCGTGCTCCTGCAGAAGTCTCCGACGATGTCGGTGGCCACCGCACAGGTGCTGACCGATCAACTGCGCGAGATGACCGCGACCGTGGCCGCCCAGGTCGTCGCGTACGACAAGGCAGCCGCCATCAAGGCCGCCAAGATCAAAGCCGCCAAGATCAAGGCCGCGAAGGAGAAGGCCGCGAAAGAGAAGGCCGCGAAAGCGGCTGCCGCCCGCAAGGCAGCCGCCGCCCAGCAGGCGTACCAGCGTCGGTCATCGAACTCTGCGCCGGCTTCGGTCAGCGGGGGCACCGGCGACAACTCGCCGTCGGCCGCGCGCGCATACGCCCGCAGCCTCATGGCCAGCCGCTACGGTTGGGGCGGCGACCAGTTCCAGTGCCTGAACTCGCTGTGGAACCGCGAGTCCGGCTGGCGCGTCCACGCCGCCAATCCGAGCGGCGCCTACGGCATCCCGCAGGCCCTCCCCGGGTCGAAGATGGGTGCCGGCTGGCAGAACAGCGCCCGCGTGCAGGTCGCGTGGGGCCTCGGCTACATCAAGGCTCGCTACGGCACGCCGTGCGGCGCGTGGGGCCACTCCCAGTCCACCGGCTGGTACTGA
- a CDS encoding Na(+)/H(+) antiporter subunit C encodes MSVSGILIVIMAVLFACGVYAMLERSLTRVLIGFLLLGNATNLLLLIVMGAPGIAPFFGSGDKERFSDPLPQALTLTAIVITFAVSAFLLALIYRSWQLGQADTVEDDEDDVALRTPEHGTDEDALDDEVEVEGADEEITTDFVDIRTAPITVLHRHDLSAIDDDAPTDQARVEPPNDDDGPGADGPHDQKGDDA; translated from the coding sequence GTGAGCGTCAGCGGCATCCTGATCGTCATCATGGCGGTGCTGTTCGCGTGCGGCGTCTACGCGATGCTCGAGCGCAGCCTCACCCGTGTGCTGATCGGGTTTCTGCTGCTGGGCAATGCCACCAACCTGCTGCTGCTGATCGTGATGGGCGCCCCGGGCATCGCGCCGTTCTTCGGGAGCGGCGACAAGGAACGGTTCAGTGATCCGCTGCCGCAGGCGCTGACCCTGACGGCGATCGTGATCACCTTCGCGGTCTCGGCGTTCCTGCTCGCGCTGATCTATCGGTCGTGGCAGCTCGGCCAGGCCGACACAGTCGAGGACGACGAAGACGACGTGGCCCTGCGCACTCCCGAGCACGGGACCGACGAGGACGCGCTGGACGACGAGGTCGAGGTCGAGGGCGCCGACGAAGAGATCACGACCGACTTCGTCGACATCCGCACGGCGCCGATCACCGTGCTGCACCGCCACGATCTGTCGGCGATCGACGATGACGCGCCCACGGATCAGGCACGCGTCGAGCCGCCCAATGACGACGACGGCCCGGGCGCCGACGGCCCGCACGACCAGAAGGGGGATGACGCGTGA
- a CDS encoding LacI family DNA-binding transcriptional regulator, protein MSQRRATLADVARAAGVAPSTASVVFSGRTAVADATRRRVLDAAASLGYTGPDPRAASLRRGRSGIVGVVFQAPLGTVFLDPVTRLMMDGIADGVAPLGAGLLLLRDDEPAPEPASGRGVQGGPPAATLTTAPLDAAVLIGCNSGMHAELDVLAARGVPVVVIEGDAGDEVTRITLDNTEAQEQMARHVSRLGHVRVAMLTLPRNAARERGWLADDAAVTVDVTRDRLAGFRAVYPDASVFTAAASSIDEGLVAGRVLFADAATRPTAVIAQSDLLAAGVIRAAEEAGLSVPHDVSVTGFDGVIVDGLTEHVLTTMEQPASDKGRAAGQAVTAMLQGRDAASFRFTCTFRDGTTTAPAPSPAPATR, encoded by the coding sequence ATGAGTCAGCGCAGAGCCACCCTGGCCGACGTCGCACGTGCGGCGGGCGTCGCACCGTCGACGGCGTCGGTCGTCTTCAGCGGCAGGACGGCGGTCGCCGATGCCACGCGCCGACGCGTTCTGGATGCGGCGGCATCCCTCGGCTATACGGGCCCGGACCCACGCGCGGCCTCGCTGCGGCGGGGACGCAGCGGCATCGTCGGCGTGGTGTTCCAGGCCCCGCTGGGCACGGTGTTCCTCGACCCGGTGACGCGTCTGATGATGGACGGCATCGCCGACGGGGTCGCGCCGCTGGGCGCCGGCCTGCTGCTGCTGCGCGACGACGAACCCGCACCGGAGCCCGCGTCGGGGCGCGGGGTGCAGGGTGGACCACCGGCCGCGACGCTGACCACGGCGCCGCTGGATGCGGCCGTGCTGATCGGATGCAACTCCGGCATGCACGCTGAGTTGGACGTACTGGCAGCCCGCGGCGTGCCGGTCGTCGTCATCGAGGGCGACGCCGGTGACGAGGTCACCCGCATCACGCTCGACAACACCGAGGCGCAGGAGCAGATGGCCCGCCACGTGAGCCGCCTGGGCCACGTCCGTGTGGCGATGCTGACTCTGCCGCGCAATGCCGCACGCGAGCGCGGATGGCTCGCCGACGATGCCGCTGTCACCGTGGATGTCACGCGGGATCGGCTGGCCGGATTCCGCGCCGTCTACCCCGATGCCTCCGTGTTCACGGCCGCCGCGAGTTCGATCGATGAGGGGCTCGTGGCCGGGCGCGTGCTGTTCGCCGACGCTGCAACCCGGCCCACCGCGGTCATCGCGCAGAGCGACCTGCTCGCCGCCGGCGTGATCCGCGCGGCCGAAGAGGCCGGGCTGAGCGTTCCGCACGACGTCAGCGTGACGGGATTCGACGGCGTCATCGTCGACGGTCTCACCGAGCACGTGCTGACCACGATGGAGCAGCCGGCGTCCGACAAGGGACGTGCGGCCGGCCAGGCGGTCACGGCGATGCTGCAGGGCCGGGATGCCGCATCCTTCCGCTTCACGTGCACATTCCGCGACGGCACGACCACGGCGCCGGCACCGTCACCGGCACCGGCGACTCGCTGA
- a CDS encoding Na+/H+ antiporter subunit D — translation MDALVPLIVTLPLLGAGIALALARHRRAQIMTSVITLSAVLVIAAILLVAVDASNTPIAVSVGGWPVPFGIVLYVDRFAALLVGVSAIVLLSVLLFSVGQGSADGDDETPVSIFHPTYLILAAGIFDAFIAGDLFNLYVGFEMLLVASYVLITLGGTESRIRTGVVYIVVSLVSSILFLAAIAMIYGAVGTVNMAQVSERIAQLPASTQLVLHLMLLIAFAIKAAVFPLSFWLPDSYPTAPAPVTAVFAGLLTKVGVYAMIRTETQLFASSDVNTLLLIVGLATMVVGILGALAQAELKRILSFTLVSHVGYMVFGLAIATPAGLGAVAYYIVHHIVVQTTLFLAVGLIERRAGSTSILRVRGLMRAAPVLAVLFFIPAINLGGLPPFSGFIGKYALFAAAAQVGTPLMIVLIVGGIVTSLLTLYALMRAWNLSFWREHGETEPDVETLERVEYLKTAPAAAVQTERRVIPRIMTVATAGMVAVTIALTVFAGPLYDLCARIGTGLSQPVHLQQLQQEADE, via the coding sequence ATGGACGCACTGGTTCCGCTGATCGTCACTCTGCCCCTTCTGGGTGCGGGCATCGCGCTGGCCCTGGCCCGGCACCGTCGCGCGCAGATCATGACATCGGTCATCACCCTGTCGGCGGTGCTGGTGATCGCCGCGATCCTGCTGGTGGCGGTGGATGCCTCGAACACGCCGATCGCGGTCTCCGTCGGCGGCTGGCCCGTGCCGTTCGGCATCGTGCTGTACGTCGACCGGTTCGCAGCGCTCCTGGTCGGAGTCTCCGCCATCGTCCTGCTGTCGGTGCTGCTGTTCTCAGTGGGCCAGGGCTCGGCGGACGGCGACGACGAGACGCCGGTGTCGATCTTCCACCCGACCTACCTGATTCTCGCCGCCGGCATCTTCGACGCCTTCATCGCCGGCGACCTGTTCAACCTCTACGTCGGGTTCGAGATGCTGCTGGTCGCCTCGTATGTGCTGATCACGCTGGGCGGCACCGAGTCGCGCATCCGCACCGGCGTCGTGTACATCGTCGTGTCGCTGGTGTCATCGATCCTGTTCCTCGCGGCGATCGCCATGATCTACGGCGCCGTCGGCACGGTCAACATGGCACAGGTCTCCGAACGCATCGCGCAGCTGCCGGCATCCACTCAACTGGTGCTGCACCTGATGCTGTTGATCGCGTTCGCGATCAAGGCGGCGGTGTTCCCGCTGTCGTTCTGGCTGCCCGACTCGTACCCGACCGCGCCCGCGCCGGTGACCGCCGTGTTCGCGGGGCTTCTGACCAAGGTCGGCGTGTACGCGATGATCCGCACCGAGACGCAGCTGTTCGCCTCGAGCGACGTCAACACGCTGCTGCTGATCGTGGGCCTTGCCACGATGGTCGTCGGCATTCTCGGGGCGCTCGCGCAGGCCGAGCTCAAGCGCATCCTGTCGTTCACGCTGGTCAGCCACGTCGGCTACATGGTGTTCGGCCTGGCGATCGCGACGCCGGCGGGGCTGGGCGCCGTCGCGTACTACATCGTGCACCACATCGTCGTGCAGACCACGCTGTTCCTGGCCGTCGGGCTCATCGAACGGCGGGCGGGCTCGACATCCATCCTGCGCGTGCGCGGGCTCATGCGCGCAGCGCCCGTTCTGGCGGTGCTGTTCTTCATTCCGGCGATCAACCTCGGCGGCCTGCCGCCGTTCTCGGGGTTCATCGGAAAGTACGCGCTGTTCGCCGCAGCGGCGCAGGTGGGCACGCCGCTGATGATCGTGCTCATCGTCGGCGGGATCGTCACGTCGCTGCTGACGCTGTACGCGCTGATGCGCGCGTGGAACCTGTCGTTCTGGCGCGAGCATGGCGAGACCGAGCCCGACGTCGAGACCCTCGAGCGCGTCGAGTATCTGAAGACCGCGCCGGCGGCGGCCGTGCAGACCGAGCGGCGCGTGATCCCGCGGATCATGACCGTGGCAACCGCCGGAATGGTGGCCGTCACCATCGCGCTGACCGTGTTCGCAGGACCCTTGTACGACCTGTGTGCGCGCATCGGCACGGGCCTGTCGCAGCCGGTGCACCTTCAGCAATTGCAGCAGGAGGCGGACGAATGA